From a region of the Equus przewalskii isolate Varuska chromosome 2, EquPr2, whole genome shotgun sequence genome:
- the LOC103560367 gene encoding uncharacterized protein isoform X1, protein MLGPGGRLRVLGLIIPEVTRARILPLQQLLPSMTAGLTYSQTVLGSSPPLGPPLPVYAGCPGWEEVSLCMCKACLLVLPSELQPLPAPTPTFWQDGGQAKEWGCMGGGQAVGSGGQGWGTQSSRPLTLLSISLLQDKWEEKACEDKSFDIFCDVGHVALDMLMKCTFGKADTGLSHRDSSYYHAVCELTLLTQQRIESFQYHNDFIYWLTSHGRRFLRACQVAHDHTDQVIREWKAALQDEKEQENIRNRHLDFLDTLLRARVSAHPTENWSQRACTPSSGMGLTGWQQGLLTIAVLFLLQT, encoded by the exons ATGCTGGGACCAGGGGGCAGGCTCAGGGTCTTGGGGCTGATAATCCCAGAGGTTACCAGGGCTAGGATCCTCCCTTTGCAACAACTCCTCCCCAGCATGACTGCAGGCCTGACTTACTCACAGACTGTGCTGGGGAGCTCACCACCCCTCGGGCCTCCTCTTCCCGTCTATGCAGGCTGCCCCGGCTGGGAGGAAGTGTCCTTGTGCATGTGCAAAGCCTGCCTTCTGGTCCTGCCCTCTGAACTGCAGCCCctacccgcccccacccccaccttctgGCAGGATGGAGGCCAGGCCAAGGAGTGGGGGTGCATGGGAGGAGGACAGGCTGTGGGttctggagggcaggggtggggcaccCAGTCCAGCAGGCCCCTCACAttactttccatctctctgctccagGACAAGTGGGAGGAGAAGGCTTGTGAGGATAAGAGCTTTGACATCTTCTGTGATGTGGGCCACGTGGCGCTGGACATGCTCATGAAGTGCACCTTTGGCAAGGCAGACACTGGCCTGAGTCACAG GGACAGTAGCTATTACCACGCGGTCTGTGAGCTCACTCTGCTGACACAGCAGCGCATTGAGTCCTTCCAGTACCACAATGACTTCATCTACTGGCTTACCTCCCATGGCCGCCGCTTCCTGCGGGCCTGCCAGGTGGCCCACGACCACACAG ACCAGGTCATCAGGGAATGGAAGGCAGCCCTGCAGGATGAGAAAGAGCAGGAGAATATCCGGAACCGACACCTGGACTTTCTGGACACTCTCCTGAGGGCTCGGGTGAGTGCGCACCCAACTGAGAACTGGTCCCAGAGGGCCTGCACGCCATCCTCTGGGATGGGGCTCACTGGATGGCAGCAGGGGCTCTTAACCATTGCTGTCCTCTTTCTCCTGCAAACATGA
- the LOC103560367 gene encoding uncharacterized protein isoform X2, with amino-acid sequence MLGPGGRLRVLGLIIPEVTRARILPLQQLLPSMTAGLTYSQTVLGSSPPLGPPLPVYAGCPGWEEVSLCMCKACLLVLPSELQPLPAPTPTFWQDGGQAKEWGCMGGGQAVGSGGQGWGTQSSRPLTLLSISLLQDKWEEKACEDKSFDIFCDVGHVALDMLMKCTFGKADTGLSHRDSSYYHAVCELTLLTQQRIESFQYHNDFIYWLTSHGRRFLRACQVAHDHTELRMGPQPVTPCALAQTRSSGNGRQPCRMRKSRRISGTDTWTFWTLS; translated from the exons ATGCTGGGACCAGGGGGCAGGCTCAGGGTCTTGGGGCTGATAATCCCAGAGGTTACCAGGGCTAGGATCCTCCCTTTGCAACAACTCCTCCCCAGCATGACTGCAGGCCTGACTTACTCACAGACTGTGCTGGGGAGCTCACCACCCCTCGGGCCTCCTCTTCCCGTCTATGCAGGCTGCCCCGGCTGGGAGGAAGTGTCCTTGTGCATGTGCAAAGCCTGCCTTCTGGTCCTGCCCTCTGAACTGCAGCCCctacccgcccccacccccaccttctgGCAGGATGGAGGCCAGGCCAAGGAGTGGGGGTGCATGGGAGGAGGACAGGCTGTGGGttctggagggcaggggtggggcaccCAGTCCAGCAGGCCCCTCACAttactttccatctctctgctccagGACAAGTGGGAGGAGAAGGCTTGTGAGGATAAGAGCTTTGACATCTTCTGTGATGTGGGCCACGTGGCGCTGGACATGCTCATGAAGTGCACCTTTGGCAAGGCAGACACTGGCCTGAGTCACAG GGACAGTAGCTATTACCACGCGGTCTGTGAGCTCACTCTGCTGACACAGCAGCGCATTGAGTCCTTCCAGTACCACAATGACTTCATCTACTGGCTTACCTCCCATGGCCGCCGCTTCCTGCGGGCCTGCCAGGTGGCCCACGACCACACAG AACTGAGGATGGGTCCCCAGCCAGTGACACCCTGTGCTCTGGCCCAGACCAGGTCATCAGGGAATGGAAGGCAGCCCTGCAGGATGAGAAAGAGCAGGAGAATATCCGGAACCGACACCTGGACTTTCTGGACACTCTCCTGA